In Lysobacter firmicutimachus, one genomic interval encodes:
- the minE gene encoding cell division topological specificity factor MinE produces the protein MGLFDFLLAKKQTAAVAKDRLRIIVAHERAGRGGPGGPDYLPMLQRELLEVIRKYVNVDTESVKVDLIGEGDNKVLDISVALPENPGTPAQA, from the coding sequence ATGGGTCTGTTCGACTTCCTGCTGGCCAAGAAGCAGACCGCCGCGGTCGCCAAGGATCGCCTGCGGATCATCGTCGCCCACGAACGCGCCGGTCGCGGCGGCCCGGGCGGTCCCGACTATCTGCCGATGCTGCAGCGCGAACTGCTCGAAGTGATCCGCAAGTACGTCAACGTCGATACCGAATCGGTCAAGGTCGACCTGATCGGCGAAGGCGACAACAAGGTCCTCGACATCTCGGTGGCCTTGCCGGAAAACCCGGGCACGCCGGCCCAGGCCTGA
- a CDS encoding sensor histidine kinase, whose product MLARLTHTRLLRYAGLFTWGLVGSWLLSIWLDPDYLQPSHGELYLQILRWVAVYITFGAVYWWITRSLGERRTGLLDYLQLLVLGGCAIGISYYSGSGLGSVLLMVLAGLLPWMVPVRIGVAGLMVLNLVIIPVFIEAVQMPPLVAVLQSLLYTGFSGFVFLTAMVAKQQTQAREDQRRLNAELRATRALLAESARINERTRISRELHDLLGHHLTALSLNLEVAGHLSEGRAKEHVQQAHTLARLLLTDVREAVSQLRDNGAIDLALALRPLAENVPSLEIRMDIDEPLTLDDPERAHVLLRCAQEIITNAVRHAGAEHLWIDVRRNGDHIVMSARDDGRGADHLVAGNGLRGMRERLQQYGGRLSIETRAQAGFCLQLTLPATAAAMAREGALT is encoded by the coding sequence ATGCTGGCCCGCCTGACCCACACCCGATTGCTGCGCTACGCCGGCCTGTTTACCTGGGGCCTGGTCGGCTCCTGGCTGCTGTCGATCTGGCTCGACCCGGACTACCTCCAGCCCAGCCACGGCGAGCTGTACCTGCAGATCCTGCGCTGGGTCGCGGTTTACATCACCTTCGGCGCGGTCTACTGGTGGATCACCCGCTCGCTCGGCGAGCGCCGGACCGGGCTGCTCGATTATCTGCAGCTGCTGGTGCTCGGCGGCTGCGCGATCGGCATCAGCTATTACTCCGGCAGCGGCCTGGGCAGCGTCCTGCTGATGGTCCTGGCCGGGCTGTTGCCGTGGATGGTGCCGGTGCGGATCGGCGTGGCCGGGCTGATGGTGCTCAACCTGGTCATCATCCCGGTGTTCATCGAGGCGGTGCAGATGCCGCCGCTGGTGGCGGTGCTGCAGTCGCTGCTGTACACCGGCTTCTCCGGCTTCGTGTTCCTGACCGCGATGGTCGCCAAACAGCAGACCCAGGCGCGCGAAGACCAGCGCCGCTTGAACGCCGAGCTGCGCGCGACCCGCGCGCTGCTGGCGGAGAGCGCGCGCATCAACGAGCGCACCCGCATCTCGCGCGAGCTGCACGACCTGCTCGGCCACCACCTGACCGCGCTGAGCCTGAACCTGGAAGTCGCCGGGCACCTGTCCGAGGGCCGGGCCAAGGAGCACGTGCAGCAGGCCCATACCCTGGCCCGGCTGCTGCTGACCGACGTGCGCGAAGCGGTCAGCCAGCTGCGCGACAACGGCGCCATCGACCTGGCCCTGGCGCTGCGGCCGCTGGCGGAGAACGTGCCCTCGCTCGAGATCCGCATGGACATCGACGAACCGTTGACCCTGGACGACCCCGAGCGCGCCCACGTGCTGCTGCGCTGCGCCCAGGAAATCATCACCAACGCCGTGCGCCACGCCGGCGCCGAGCATCTGTGGATCGACGTGCGCCGCAACGGCGACCACATCGTCATGAGCGCGCGCGACGACGGTCGCGGCGCCGATCACCTGGTCGCCGGCAACGGCTTGCGCGGGATGCGCGAGCGTCTGCAGCAATACGGCGGCCGCCTGAGCATCGAAACCCGCGCACAGGCCGGCTTCTGCCTGCAACTGACTCTGCCCGCCACCGCGGCCGCGATGGCCCGCGAAGGAGCTCTGACATGA
- the minD gene encoding septum site-determining protein MinD — protein MTEIIVVTSGKGGVGKTTTSASLSCGLARRGHKVAVIDFDVGLRNLDLIMGCERRVVYDFVNVVNGEASLKQALIKDKRFENLFILAASQTRDKDALTKEGVQKVLDDLVADGFDYIICDSPAGIEKGAFLAMYFADQAVVVVNPEVSSVRDSDRILGLLSSKTRRAEAGERVKEHLLLTRYSPKRVESGEMLSIGDVEEILGLKTIGVIPESGDVLNASNKGEPVILETESDAAQAYDDAVARLLGDSRPMRFTQVEKKGFFSKIFGG, from the coding sequence TTGACCGAGATCATCGTAGTCACTTCGGGCAAGGGCGGCGTCGGCAAGACCACGACCAGCGCCAGCCTCTCCTGCGGGCTCGCCCGTCGCGGCCACAAGGTCGCCGTGATCGACTTCGACGTCGGTTTGCGCAACCTCGATCTGATCATGGGCTGCGAGCGCCGGGTCGTGTACGACTTCGTCAACGTCGTCAACGGCGAAGCCAGCCTCAAGCAGGCGCTGATCAAGGACAAACGCTTCGAGAACCTGTTCATCCTGGCCGCCTCGCAGACCCGCGACAAAGACGCGCTGACCAAGGAAGGCGTGCAGAAAGTGCTCGACGACCTGGTCGCCGACGGCTTCGACTACATCATCTGCGACTCGCCGGCCGGCATCGAAAAAGGCGCGTTCCTGGCCATGTACTTCGCCGACCAGGCGGTGGTCGTGGTCAATCCGGAGGTCTCCTCGGTGCGCGACTCCGACCGCATCCTCGGCCTGCTTTCGTCCAAGACCCGCCGCGCCGAGGCCGGCGAGCGGGTCAAGGAACACCTGCTGCTGACCCGCTACAGCCCGAAGCGGGTCGAATCGGGCGAAATGCTCAGCATCGGCGACGTCGAGGAAATCCTCGGCCTGAAGACCATCGGCGTGATCCCCGAATCCGGCGACGTGCTCAACGCCTCCAACAAAGGCGAGCCGGTGATCCTGGAGACCGAGTCCGACGCAGCCCAGGCCTACGACGACGCCGTCGCCCGCCTGCTCGGCGACTCGCGCCCGATGCGCTTCACCCAGGTGGAAAAGAAGGGCTTCTTCAGCAAGATCTTCGGAGGTTGA
- a CDS encoding GNAT family N-acetyltransferase yields the protein MSIVVRDVREHELDSVLALNNAAGPAILPLDAARLRHFFDTAEYFRVAERDGSLAGFLIGMGADSAHDSSNFRWFRERYPDFFYIDRIVVASRRRGGGVGRAFYADAQSYAEMRYPQLACEVFLEGGNDPALLFHGSFGFREVGQHVMEEAGVRAAMLMKPLCSYPWVRDTYGDALPEVEWLTRRRVPAARAAQAAAALAPRPTGTCP from the coding sequence ATGTCGATCGTCGTCCGCGACGTGCGCGAGCACGAGCTGGATTCCGTCCTTGCCCTCAACAATGCCGCCGGACCCGCGATCCTGCCGCTGGATGCGGCCCGTCTGCGTCACTTTTTCGACACCGCCGAATACTTCCGCGTCGCCGAGCGCGACGGCAGCCTGGCCGGCTTCCTGATCGGCATGGGCGCCGACAGCGCGCACGACAGCAGCAATTTCCGCTGGTTCCGCGAGCGTTACCCGGATTTCTTCTATATCGACCGCATCGTGGTCGCCAGCCGCCGCCGCGGCGGCGGCGTCGGCCGCGCGTTCTACGCCGATGCGCAAAGCTATGCCGAGATGCGCTACCCGCAGTTGGCCTGCGAGGTGTTCCTGGAAGGCGGCAACGACCCGGCCCTGCTGTTCCACGGCAGCTTCGGCTTCCGCGAGGTCGGCCAGCACGTCATGGAGGAGGCCGGCGTGCGCGCGGCGATGCTCATGAAGCCGCTGTGCAGCTATCCCTGGGTGCGCGACACCTACGGCGACGCCCTGCCGGAGGTCGAGTGGCTGACCCGGCGGCGCGTGCCGGCGGCGCGCGCCGCCCAGGCCGCAGCCGCCCTCGCCCCGCGCCCCACCGGGACCTGCCCGTGA
- the minC gene encoding septum site-determining protein MinC, whose amino-acid sequence MADPAARAGGARRPGRSRPRPAPHRDLPVSVAVDYEQAGELKIGQVGIANLRIRTLDVDRLVAEMRSRVQRAPNMFGRAAVVLDFGGLSQTPDAATAQALIDGLRAAGVLPVALAYGTSETDRLSQALGLPLLAKFRASYERADGAAETAPARAAEPARAAEPERARPVAAEGAARGGNAGPDGASRSGGGAAAGVQSSSVGLIQSAPVRSGQQVYADGRDLTVLTTVGAGAEVIADGSVHIYGPLRGRALAGAQGNNKARIFCREFHAELVAIAGHYKVLEDIPKELRGKAVQVWLEDEQIRIAALD is encoded by the coding sequence GTGGCTGACCCGGCGGCGCGTGCCGGCGGCGCGCGCCGCCCAGGCCGCAGCCGCCCTCGCCCCGCGCCCCACCGGGACCTGCCCGTGAGCGTGGCCGTGGATTACGAACAGGCCGGCGAGCTCAAAATCGGCCAGGTCGGCATCGCCAACCTGCGCATCCGCACCCTCGATGTCGACCGCCTGGTCGCCGAGATGCGTTCCCGGGTCCAGCGCGCGCCGAACATGTTCGGCCGCGCCGCGGTGGTGCTCGATTTCGGCGGTCTCAGCCAGACCCCGGACGCGGCCACCGCCCAGGCCCTGATCGACGGCCTGCGCGCCGCCGGCGTGCTGCCGGTCGCCCTGGCTTACGGCACCAGCGAGACCGATCGCCTGTCGCAGGCCCTGGGCCTGCCCCTGCTGGCCAAGTTCCGCGCTTCGTACGAACGCGCGGACGGCGCGGCCGAAACGGCGCCGGCGCGGGCCGCCGAGCCGGCACGGGCCGCCGAGCCCGAGCGGGCGCGGCCGGTCGCCGCGGAGGGGGCCGCGCGCGGCGGCAACGCGGGGCCGGACGGCGCGTCGCGTTCGGGTGGCGGAGCAGCGGCCGGGGTTCAGTCCTCTTCGGTTGGCCTGATCCAGTCCGCCCCGGTACGCTCGGGGCAGCAGGTCTACGCCGACGGCCGCGACCTGACCGTGCTGACCACGGTCGGCGCCGGCGCCGAGGTCATCGCCGACGGCTCGGTCCACATCTACGGCCCGCTGCGCGGACGCGCGCTGGCGGGCGCCCAGGGCAACAACAAGGCGCGCATCTTCTGCCGCGAGTTCCATGCCGAACTCGTCGCGATCGCGGGCCATTACAAGGTGCTTGAAGACATCCCGAAGGAGTTGCGCGGCAAGGCCGTGCAGGTCTGGCTGGAAGACGAGCAAATCAGAATTGCGGCGCTCGATTGA
- a CDS encoding response regulator, whose amino-acid sequence MIPNPIRVLLVDDQTLVRQGVRSLLALADGIEVVAEAGDGRQAVEMIPTLRPDVVLMDMRMPVMSGLEALQALARSGYLPPTIILTTFDDDQLVLAGLKAGAKGYLLKDVSLEQLVGAIQTVAEGGSLVQPAVTQRLLSGLEHMRNDFVSLDRPDPLTERETEILRLMAGGFSNKEIANSLGVAEGTIKNHVSNILSKLGVRDRTRAVLKAFELQLV is encoded by the coding sequence ATGATTCCCAATCCCATCCGCGTATTGCTCGTCGACGATCAGACCCTGGTCCGGCAGGGCGTGCGCTCGCTGCTGGCCCTGGCCGACGGCATCGAAGTCGTGGCCGAGGCCGGCGACGGCCGCCAGGCGGTCGAGATGATCCCGACCCTGCGTCCGGACGTGGTCCTGATGGACATGCGCATGCCGGTGATGTCCGGCCTGGAGGCGCTGCAAGCGCTGGCGCGCTCGGGCTATCTGCCGCCGACCATCATCCTGACCACCTTCGACGACGATCAGCTGGTGCTGGCCGGGCTCAAGGCCGGCGCCAAGGGCTACCTGCTCAAGGACGTGTCGCTGGAGCAACTGGTCGGAGCGATCCAGACCGTGGCCGAGGGCGGTTCGCTGGTGCAGCCGGCGGTGACCCAGCGGCTGCTGTCGGGGCTGGAACACATGCGCAACGACTTCGTCAGCCTGGACCGACCGGACCCGCTGACCGAGCGCGAGACCGAGATCCTGCGCCTGATGGCCGGCGGTTTTTCCAACAAGGAGATCGCCAATTCGCTGGGCGTGGCCGAAGGCACGATCAAGAACCACGTGTCCAACATCCTCAGCAAGCTCGGCGTGCGCGACCGCACCCGGGCGGTGCTCAAGGCCTTCGAACTGCAGCTGGTCTGA
- a CDS encoding DUF423 domain-containing protein, whose product MNASAVPPEALPPYPRALAAAGAVLAALAVALSAYAAHVADPTAQSRLQTAAVFAFGHGVALAALAPRARRRLGQLALAALLLGVLVFAGGLASAYFVGTSTRLLPYGGSLMILAWLAYAADAARR is encoded by the coding sequence ATGAACGCTTCCGCCGTTCCGCCCGAAGCTCTTCCCCCGTATCCGCGCGCGCTCGCTGCTGCCGGCGCCGTACTCGCCGCGCTCGCGGTGGCTTTGTCCGCCTATGCCGCGCATGTCGCCGACCCGACCGCGCAGTCGCGCCTGCAGACGGCGGCGGTGTTCGCCTTCGGCCACGGCGTCGCGCTCGCCGCGCTGGCGCCGCGCGCGCGGCGCCGGCTCGGCCAGCTCGCGCTGGCGGCCTTGCTGCTGGGCGTGTTGGTGTTCGCCGGCGGGCTGGCGTCGGCCTACTTCGTCGGCACGTCGACCCGCCTGCTGCCCTACGGCGGCAGCCTGATGATCCTGGCGTGGCTGGCCTACGCCGCCGACGCGGCGCGTCGCTGA
- a CDS encoding M15 family metallopeptidase, with amino-acid sequence MRGHGNILINTPEIELWPGGLLRARSNHDARALARAQHVLRRKRDGRFLAADLAEGLLPLIPRLNREAGLDAALDALERAADYRREGLLRVRELSLDRIEHRLVALGLDGYAYQARTGLTLIAEPDRLAYAGRDRYARPLWLHPAAARAWAHLREAAQRDGIVLEAISGYRSHDYQLGIFERKLARGQRIEQILTVNAAPGYSEHHSGLALDIGAPGEPPAEESFETTPAFAWLREHAGGYGYVMSYPRDNPHGIVYEPWHWRCAAA; translated from the coding sequence ATGCGCGGCCACGGCAACATTCTGATCAACACGCCCGAGATCGAACTCTGGCCGGGCGGCCTGTTGCGCGCGCGCAGCAACCACGACGCGCGCGCCCTGGCCCGCGCCCAGCACGTACTGCGGCGCAAGCGCGACGGCCGCTTCCTCGCCGCGGACCTGGCGGAGGGCCTGCTACCGCTGATTCCCCGGCTGAATCGCGAGGCCGGGCTGGATGCCGCGCTGGATGCGCTGGAGCGCGCCGCCGACTATCGCCGAGAGGGTCTGCTGCGGGTGCGCGAGCTGTCATTGGACCGGATCGAACACCGGCTCGTCGCCTTGGGCCTGGACGGCTACGCCTACCAGGCCCGCACCGGTCTGACGCTGATCGCCGAACCCGACCGCCTCGCCTACGCCGGCCGCGATCGCTATGCGCGCCCGTTGTGGCTGCACCCCGCCGCCGCGCGCGCCTGGGCCCATCTGCGCGAGGCCGCGCAGCGCGACGGCATCGTCCTGGAAGCGATCTCCGGCTACCGCAGCCACGACTACCAGCTCGGCATCTTCGAACGCAAACTCGCCCGCGGCCAGCGCATCGAGCAGATCCTCACCGTCAACGCCGCGCCGGGTTACAGCGAACACCACAGCGGCCTGGCCCTGGACATCGGCGCTCCCGGCGAGCCGCCGGCCGAAGAATCTTTCGAAACCACCCCGGCCTTCGCCTGGCTGCGCGAACACGCCGGCGGCTACGGTTACGTCATGAGCTATCCGCGCGACAACCCGCACGGGATCGTGTACGAGCCTTGGCATTGGCGTTGCGCGGCGGCTTGA
- a CDS encoding SRPBCC family protein — MTRLIEILISLAIVAVLFLVVGVVLPSSRHLSHSVETNRKLTIVFDTLNSLRRFKDWNPLALRDPAMEMKLVGKEEGVGARLEYSSKERGLGKGSWEIVKSEPGKLVGYKISNPERGDNKRTQFTLRPTGKNNRNVEITQTYDVDYGWDLLGRYSGLYVSSNVGEDMKMGLARLSNMLATVPNYDYAKLSETDPNNAPKIVDRPAENVLTVTAAVERNNDKIKAQIHGNMEWIKKVIAANGLEAVGPVRIVTNEFGSETYSFDVAQVVRKIGDTSPEAAKLDVKVDGAGNPVKAEYWPATKVVVASSGGHNFAGLPPVRDAVRAWALTRGYTTSERPYEAWKAGIDQSFDPALGQFDVYWPVK, encoded by the coding sequence ATGACCCGTCTTATCGAGATTCTGATTTCGCTGGCGATCGTCGCCGTGCTGTTCCTGGTAGTCGGCGTGGTTCTGCCGTCGAGCCGCCACCTGTCGCACTCGGTTGAGACCAACCGCAAGCTGACCATCGTGTTCGATACCTTGAACAGCCTGCGCCGCTTCAAGGATTGGAACCCGCTGGCCCTGCGCGATCCGGCCATGGAAATGAAGCTGGTCGGCAAGGAAGAGGGCGTGGGCGCCCGCCTGGAGTACTCGTCCAAGGAACGCGGCCTGGGCAAGGGCAGCTGGGAAATCGTCAAGAGCGAGCCGGGCAAGCTGGTCGGCTACAAGATCAGCAATCCGGAGCGCGGCGACAACAAGCGCACCCAGTTCACCCTGCGCCCGACCGGCAAGAACAACCGCAACGTCGAGATCACCCAGACCTACGACGTCGATTACGGCTGGGATCTGCTGGGCCGCTACTCCGGCCTGTACGTCAGCAGCAACGTCGGCGAAGACATGAAGATGGGCCTGGCGCGCCTGAGCAACATGCTCGCCACCGTGCCGAACTACGACTACGCCAAGCTGTCGGAAACCGATCCGAACAACGCGCCGAAGATCGTCGACCGTCCGGCCGAGAACGTGCTGACCGTGACCGCCGCGGTCGAGCGCAACAACGACAAGATCAAGGCCCAGATCCACGGCAACATGGAGTGGATCAAGAAGGTCATCGCCGCCAACGGCCTGGAAGCGGTCGGTCCGGTCCGCATCGTGACCAACGAGTTCGGCAGCGAAACCTACTCCTTCGACGTGGCCCAGGTCGTGCGCAAGATCGGCGACACCAGCCCGGAAGCGGCCAAGCTCGACGTCAAGGTCGACGGCGCCGGCAACCCGGTCAAGGCCGAGTATTGGCCGGCGACCAAGGTCGTCGTCGCCAGCAGCGGCGGCCACAACTTCGCCGGCCTGCCGCCGGTCCGCGACGCCGTCCGCGCCTGGGCGCTGACCCGCGGCTACACCACCAGCGAGCGTCCGTACGAAGCCTGGAAGGCCGGCATCGATCAGAGCTTCGATCCGGCCCTGGGCCAGTTCGACGTCTACTGGCCGGTCAAGTAA
- a CDS encoding DNA-3-methyladenine glycosylase family protein → MPRHARGFDTEAAHAWLSKRDRKLGAWMRKLDRHRPQPGPMPADPRWRQRFDPVDALARAILFQQLSGKAASTIVGRVEAAIGSERLHHDTLGRCDDAALRACGVSANKLLALRDLAAREARGEIPDLRRMATMSDDAIVGALVPIRGIGRWTVEMMLMFRLGRADVLPVDDLGIRKGAQRVHGLDAMPAPKALAELGERWGPYRSYASLYLWRIADFADGAAKPATNRSQD, encoded by the coding sequence ATGCCGCGCCACGCCCGCGGTTTCGACACCGAGGCGGCGCATGCCTGGCTGAGCAAGCGCGACCGCAAGCTCGGCGCCTGGATGCGCAAACTCGATCGGCACCGGCCGCAGCCCGGGCCGATGCCGGCCGACCCGCGTTGGCGCCAGCGCTTCGACCCGGTCGACGCCCTGGCGCGCGCGATCCTGTTCCAGCAGCTCAGCGGCAAGGCCGCCTCGACGATAGTCGGGCGGGTCGAGGCCGCGATCGGCAGCGAGCGCCTGCATCACGACACCCTCGGCCGCTGCGACGACGCGGCCTTGCGCGCCTGCGGCGTATCCGCCAACAAACTGCTGGCGCTGCGCGACTTGGCCGCGCGCGAAGCCCGCGGCGAAATCCCCGACCTGCGCCGCATGGCGACGATGAGCGACGACGCCATCGTCGGGGCGCTGGTGCCGATCCGCGGCATTGGCCGCTGGACCGTGGAGATGATGCTGATGTTCCGCCTCGGCCGCGCCGACGTGCTGCCGGTCGACGACCTCGGCATCCGCAAGGGCGCGCAACGCGTGCACGGCCTGGACGCCATGCCGGCGCCGAAGGCCCTGGCCGAACTCGGCGAGCGCTGGGGCCCTTATCGCAGCTACGCCAGCCTGTACCTGTGGCGCATCGCCGACTTCGCCGACGGCGCGGCCAAGCCGGCGACCAACCGTTCGCAGGACTGA
- the purT gene encoding formate-dependent phosphoribosylglycinamide formyltransferase, with product MTTLGTPLSPHAFRVLLLGSGELGKEVAIELQRFGVEVIAADRYADAPAMQVAHRSHVLDMLDGQAVRALIAAELPNLIVPEIEAIHTQTLVELEREFADRGSDTRVIPTARAARLTMDREGIRRLAAETLGLATSPYRFVDTVEDYRAAVAALGLPCVVKPVMSSSGKGQSLVRSDADIDAAWDYAQTGGRAGAGRVIVEGFIDFDYEITLLTVRHAGGVTFCAPIGHLQRDGDYRESWQPQPMSPVALARAQQIARAITDDLGGCGVFGVELFVKGDEVWFSEVSPRPHDTGLVTLISQDLSEFALHARAILGLPIPTIREHGASASCAVLAQGHGVPVFSGVDAALGQVDTQLRLFGKPRVEGQRRVAVTLALGEDIEAARAKAREAAAQLRVELR from the coding sequence ATGACCACGCTCGGCACGCCGCTGTCCCCGCACGCTTTCCGCGTGCTCCTGCTCGGTTCGGGCGAATTGGGCAAAGAAGTGGCGATCGAGCTGCAGCGCTTCGGGGTCGAAGTGATCGCCGCCGACCGTTACGCCGATGCGCCGGCGATGCAGGTCGCGCACCGCAGCCATGTGCTCGACATGCTCGACGGCCAGGCCGTCCGCGCCCTGATCGCGGCCGAGCTGCCGAACCTGATCGTGCCGGAGATCGAGGCCATCCACACCCAGACCCTGGTCGAGCTGGAACGCGAGTTCGCCGATCGCGGCAGCGACACCCGGGTCATTCCGACTGCGCGCGCTGCGCGCCTGACCATGGACCGCGAAGGCATCCGCCGCCTGGCCGCCGAGACCCTGGGCCTGGCGACCTCGCCCTACCGCTTCGTCGATACCGTCGAGGACTACCGCGCCGCGGTCGCCGCGCTGGGCCTGCCGTGCGTGGTCAAACCGGTGATGTCGTCCTCGGGCAAGGGCCAGAGCCTGGTGCGCAGCGACGCCGACATCGACGCGGCCTGGGACTACGCCCAGACCGGCGGCCGCGCCGGCGCCGGCCGGGTCATCGTCGAAGGCTTCATCGACTTCGACTACGAAATCACCCTGCTGACCGTGCGCCATGCCGGCGGCGTCACCTTCTGCGCGCCGATCGGCCACCTGCAGCGCGACGGCGACTACCGCGAAAGCTGGCAGCCGCAGCCGATGAGCCCGGTCGCGCTGGCGCGCGCGCAGCAGATCGCCCGCGCCATCACCGACGACCTGGGCGGTTGCGGCGTGTTCGGCGTCGAACTGTTCGTCAAGGGCGACGAAGTCTGGTTCAGCGAAGTCTCGCCGCGTCCGCACGACACCGGCCTGGTGACCTTGATCTCGCAGGACCTCAGCGAGTTCGCCCTGCATGCGCGCGCCATCCTCGGCCTGCCGATTCCGACCATCCGCGAGCACGGTGCGTCGGCGTCGTGCGCGGTGCTGGCGCAGGGCCATGGCGTGCCGGTGTTCTCCGGCGTCGATGCGGCGCTGGGCCAGGTCGACACCCAACTGCGCCTGTTCGGCAAGCCGCGGGTGGAGGGCCAGCGCCGGGTCGCGGTGACGCTGGCGCTGGGCGAGGACATCGAGGCGGCGCGCGCCAAGGCGCGCGAAGCCGCGGCGCAACTGCGGGTCGAGCTGCGCTGA
- a CDS encoding SPFH domain-containing protein — MKENPTQSLPGIPTLLGLLVVLLVAVYGFLAGAHNGQPVLLVVAVLIGLAAVFGLTGLYMIEPNQAAVLSLFGKYVGTVKDNGLRWNNPLYSKRKVSQRVRNFESGKLKVNELDGSPIEIASVIVWQVVDSAEAVYNVDDYETFVHIQSESALRAMATSYPYDQHEDGQLSLRSHAAEISQHLKQELQERLADAGVNVIDARISHLAYAPEIAHAMLQRQQANAVIAARTRIVAGAVGMVEMALAELQKNGVVHLDEERKAQMVSNLLVVLCGDRSTQPIVNAGTLY, encoded by the coding sequence ATGAAGGAAAACCCCACCCAATCCCTGCCCGGCATCCCGACGCTGCTGGGCCTGCTCGTCGTACTGCTGGTGGCCGTCTACGGCTTCCTGGCCGGCGCCCACAACGGCCAGCCCGTGCTGCTGGTCGTCGCGGTCCTGATCGGCCTGGCGGCGGTGTTCGGCCTGACCGGCCTGTACATGATCGAACCCAACCAGGCCGCGGTGCTGAGCCTGTTCGGCAAGTACGTCGGCACGGTCAAGGACAACGGCCTGCGCTGGAACAATCCGCTGTACTCCAAGCGCAAGGTCAGCCAGCGCGTACGCAACTTCGAGAGCGGCAAGCTCAAGGTCAACGAACTCGACGGCAGCCCGATCGAGATCGCCTCGGTGATCGTCTGGCAGGTGGTCGATTCGGCCGAGGCGGTCTACAACGTCGACGACTACGAGACTTTCGTCCACATCCAATCCGAATCGGCGTTGCGGGCGATGGCCACCAGCTATCCCTACGACCAGCACGAGGACGGCCAGCTGTCGCTGCGCAGTCACGCCGCCGAGATCTCCCAGCACCTCAAGCAGGAACTGCAGGAGCGCCTGGCCGATGCCGGCGTCAACGTGATCGACGCGCGCATCAGCCACCTCGCCTACGCGCCGGAGATCGCCCACGCCATGCTGCAGCGCCAGCAGGCCAACGCGGTGATCGCCGCGCGCACCCGCATCGTCGCCGGCGCGGTCGGCATGGTCGAAATGGCCCTGGCCGAGCTGCAGAAGAACGGCGTGGTGCATCTGGACGAGGAGCGCAAGGCGCAGATGGTCAGCAACCTGCTGGTGGTCCTGTGCGGCGACCGCAGCACCCAGCCGATCGTCAACGCCGGCACGCTGTACTGA